DNA sequence from the Methanosarcinales archaeon genome:
CCAGGGTACTATCGGCGTTTATTATGAGATTATGCAGCATATTGACATTAAAAGTACTGTTGACATTACTCCAGCCACCAAACCTGCTTCTGTAAGAACTATTAAAAAGATAATGAATGCTGAGAAGATAAACCGGGAAGAGATCTATGAACTGGTTGGAGATATTGTTAAGGAAAGTCTAAGCGACGTTGAGTTGGCTGCTTTTATTACGGCTACACATATGAACTGCCTGCCTCCCCAGGAAACAGAATGGCTGACCCGTGCCATGATAGATACTGGTGAAAAGATCGAGTTTGATGTGCATCCTATTATGGATAAGCACAGCATCGGTGGTGTACCTGGAAATAAGATCTCTTTTTTAATTGTCCCAATAGTTGCAGCAGCAGGACTTTTGATACCCAAGACCAGCAGTAGAGCTATTACAGGTGCGGGCGGGACCGCTGATCTGATGGAGATTCTTGCCCCAGTGGAATTTTCCGCTGAGGAGATTAAATCTATGACGGAAAAAGTGGGCGGCGTGATCGTTTGGGGCGGTGCTACCAATATTGCACCTGCAGATGACAAACTGATCAAGGTAGAATATCCGCTGTCTCTTGACCCAAGCTGCCAGCTGCTTGCCAGTATCATGGCAAAAAAAGGCGCTGTTGGTGCCGATTGTGTGGTAATTGATATTCCGGTGGGAATCGGGACAAAAATGCTGAACGTCGAAGAAGGCAGAGCCCTGGCCAGGGGTCTTATCGATCTGGGGGCCCGGCTTGGAATGCAGGTGGAATGTGCCATGACATACGGTGCCTCCCCGGTAGGCAGGACCGTGGGGTGTGGGCTTGAAATAATTGAAGCTTTAAAAGTTTTAGAGTCCATGGAAGGTCCTAACAGTCTAATTCATAAAAGTGTAGGACTTGCAGGACTGTTGCTGGAAATGGGTGGAGTTGCCAATAAAGGAGAAGGCAGGGCAAAAGCCTATGATATCTTGAAGTCAGGAAAAGCACTGGAGAAATTCCGTGAAATAATCGAGATACAGGGTGGCAATCCGAATGTGACCTCAAAGGACATTCCACTGGGTAAATATACCACAGATATCCTTGCCCCATCTCAAGGTTATGTGGTAGAATTCCATAATAAGCGGATAGTTGAAATTGCAAGATTCCTTGGTGCACCAAATGATAAAGGCGCTGGTGTCCAGATCCATAAAAAGAAAGGACAGACTGTGAAAAAGGGAGAACCGATTTTGACACTTTATGCCGAGAAGGAATGGAAACTCACTAATGCCATTAACAGTGCAAAAAAGGATATACCTATTTTAGTTGAAGGAATGCTGCTGGAGACTGTTGCAGGCACAGCCATATTTTAAGCTTCGATGTATTCTGTTCTTGGTTTGAGTTCATACTCCACAAGGTCGGTTTCCAGATTGAAGGAGTAAAAGAATATTACCGAACCCTCAGGCACATTTTCCCAGAGGTTCGCATCGACGCATTCTTCTCCAAACTCTTCCACAAGACCTTTGTATGTAGCTGCCTCTATCTTTCTGATGTTGACTGCAACATCTTCCACTTGATTATTCCTGGAATTTTTTACTTTGTATACACCTTTATTGAATAATTTGGGTGAAACAAGGGTACAACTTCCTTTTTCAATTACTTCTTCGATCCTTACCGGGTCAAGTTCCAGTATGCATCCAATTCTTGAGATATCAATCTTTTCAACCACGCAGAGACCACCAAAAAATTATAATTCGGGTTTCTTATATTATGAGATGATACAATATTTAAATTGCACGATTGTGTATGATTGGTTTTTGGTCTACTATCGAGCATTTTTTCAAATAGCAAGTTTAATTACTGTTTACTTTTATTTACTCATTGGTGAGTTTTCAATGACAGAAAGAAAATATTTAATTGAAAGTAAAAGGTATATTGATGGGAAGGGGAAACCTGTATTTGACAGCTGGATTACTTCAGCCAAAGTGATCGAGATAAAACATGAAGACCATTATTTAATTTTTTTCCCATTAGAAGGGGAATGGGCAGGAAAGAAGCATTATATCCCATTTTCCAACATTCATGTAGTACGCGAATTATAGTATTTTTTCTTTTTTTCAGATGCAGTATTTATTGCAGGACGTCATAGATAAGACTGTTCAAGTTTAACTGATTCATTGGGCCTGGTGTACCACGGCAGGGCCGCCAGAGCTCCAATGATACCATTGCCCCTCATCCATATCTGGACATTCTTGGATTGGGCGATCTCTTTAGCATACTGTTTTGTCAGTAATTGGGTCCTGCACTTTTTGCTATATTCTTCCAGGGGTGCTGCATCAAAATCGTCCAACACCACCATTCCAGTTTCATCAGATACACTATATTTTTCTAATCCTGACCTGATACCCTCTAATAAATTATGCTTCGCTTTATTATTGGTGCACCCGAATTCAAGCACAGCAGATACACAATTCTGGGTCTTGGTAGGGGCGGGAAATAGCTGTACCAGTGCATGGGAAAGGTACCTTGCATCAGCAGTGTCGAGGAATGATGCGATATTATGGGCAAGTGTCCATGTGGCTCCCCCCTCCTTATTATCAGTATCATCAATGCCCACCAGCACTCGTTCAAGTCTTTGTACTACGATTGTCCCTTTGGCTGCCTTGCCGCCACCTGATTCAGTAATCTCGGACCTGATTACACCTTTACTATTAGCGCGGCATACAGTAGCACCTACACCTCCACCTCCCAGCCCGGCATACGTGATCTCCACATCGTTACCATTCACAATTACTGATTCTATACCTGCAGCTGCAACCGAAGCCTCCAGTTTGAGTTTGGAAGTGCCAACCTTAGCACGGTAGCGGATCATATTCCCAATTGACCTTACATCCAGAACCTGTGGGCTGCTGGCGTAATGGTGCATGGTCCAGGCAGAACCGCCAAAGCACATAGATTTTTCTATCACATCCACCAATTCATTCGTGCGGTCGCATACTGCACATATTCCATCATAAGTAACTGTATAAGGGTCGCTCAATTTCATTACAATGCACCGTTGTTAATTTGAAATATCATTTGATATTTAAAAGATTATGTATACTGAACAATGACTAAAGTAAAAAATGTTTTGTAATCACCGGTTAATCATAACATTGGTGACATTTTGAGTAGAGGTAAAAATCTTGACGGCAAATTAAAAGCAATTACTGTTCTGAAACTTGAAACACAAAGAATCGGATGGTCTCCAAAACTCAAAAGAAGTGTTTTTATCGATGAATCCACCAACAACGACACGATTCAGGAACTCAAAAGGCTCAGGGAATCGGATGTATTGACAGTATATGACCAGCTGGAAGATCGCACCATATTCCTTGAACTCGATGCCCTGGAACGTATACAATTTGACGAGGTATATTCCAGGTATTTGGAAGTCGGGGGTCTGATCCTTTATGCTCGAAAAAAGAAGGGGCGAAAAACACACACGTTATTCAAACTCGATGAAGAATATGGAAAAACTGCTGAAATGGATGTTCCTGAAAAAAAGTCGCTTTTTTAAGGATATCTAGAATTCATCATCCTGTGCATAACTGCGCCCCATCATTAATGCAAGCTCGGCCTTCATTAATTCTCTGCCAAGGTATGAAGCATGATCCAGCCTTGAAACCAAACCCATGTCAAGTATGGTATCAAAGACCTCTCTGGCATTATCTCCAACAATGGTATATTTTGTATGCTGGGCAATGATCCGGCCGGATCTTATAGAACCCCCCAGAACACTACTTTCACTGATACTTATC
Encoded proteins:
- a CDS encoding AMP phosphorylase, with the translated sequence MELSIQPINIKVGKNKVVLNNLDAKELGVNAGDRVRIKDHGFITAIVDTTDDIISQGTIGVYYEIMQHIDIKSTVDITPATKPASVRTIKKIMNAEKINREEIYELVGDIVKESLSDVELAAFITATHMNCLPPQETEWLTRAMIDTGEKIEFDVHPIMDKHSIGGVPGNKISFLIVPIVAAAGLLIPKTSSRAITGAGGTADLMEILAPVEFSAEEIKSMTEKVGGVIVWGGATNIAPADDKLIKVEYPLSLDPSCQLLASIMAKKGAVGADCVVIDIPVGIGTKMLNVEEGRALARGLIDLGARLGMQVECAMTYGASPVGRTVGCGLEIIEALKVLESMEGPNSLIHKSVGLAGLLLEMGGVANKGEGRAKAYDILKSGKALEKFREIIEIQGGNPNVTSKDIPLGKYTTDILAPSQGYVVEFHNKRIVEIARFLGAPNDKGAGVQIHKKKGQTVKKGEPILTLYAEKEWKLTNAINSAKKDIPILVEGMLLETVAGTAIF
- a CDS encoding DUF1743 domain-containing protein; translated protein: MKLSDPYTVTYDGICAVCDRTNELVDVIEKSMCFGGSAWTMHHYASSPQVLDVRSIGNMIRYRAKVGTSKLKLEASVAAAGIESVIVNGNDVEITYAGLGGGGVGATVCRANSKGVIRSEITESGGGKAAKGTIVVQRLERVLVGIDDTDNKEGGATWTLAHNIASFLDTADARYLSHALVQLFPAPTKTQNCVSAVLEFGCTNNKAKHNLLEGIRSGLEKYSVSDETGMVVLDDFDAAPLEEYSKKCRTQLLTKQYAKEIAQSKNVQIWMRGNGIIGALAALPWYTRPNESVKLEQSYL